One stretch of Candidatus Margulisiibacteriota bacterium DNA includes these proteins:
- a CDS encoding ATP-binding cassette domain-containing protein, with product MLQVNNLSLSFTGHDLFDKISFTVHSGERIGLVGRNGSGKTTLFKLITGEIAPEEGTISLPKNYTVGYLKQHLSFNEPTVLREACLGLQPGEEDQIWKAEKILSGLGFSENEFDRSPADFSGGFQVRLNLAKVLLSEPHLLLLDEPTNYLDIISIRWLKKFLQRWNNELMIITHDRDFMNSVTTHTLGIHRLKAKKIEGDTAKLFAQIAVEEESYGKTLQKEQKKREEAMEFINRFRAQAARASLVQSRIKALEKMGMKEELVKVSELGFRFNSVEFEANYLMRAGNITFGYIPNRLLIENLSIDIGKNDRICVIGKNGKGKSTLLRLLAGELQPQVGEINRHPDCRIGYFGQTNIERLNLKLTIEEELHQLRPDMKYSDIRKTCGAMMFTGDLALKKISVLSGGEKSRVTLGKILLSPTNLLLLDEPTNHLDVESCDSMIAAMDEFPGAVIIVTHSEMFLHHLANRLIIFNEDRVFVFEGSYQEFLDKIGWEPDAPKKAKKSARHKEPKRTDHSKQRQAIISKTAEVEKRIDEEELALEAVNLEIAQASGKKSGAEIQQLQISAHQHQQAVDSGYKELETLIAELDAFDRNNLTFPV from the coding sequence ATGCTGCAGGTAAACAATTTATCTCTTTCCTTTACCGGACATGATCTTTTTGACAAGATCAGCTTCACCGTTCATAGCGGTGAGCGGATCGGCCTGGTGGGCCGGAATGGCTCGGGCAAAACCACTCTTTTTAAGCTAATTACGGGGGAAATCGCGCCTGAAGAGGGAACGATTTCTCTGCCAAAAAACTATACCGTCGGTTACCTAAAGCAGCATCTTAGCTTTAACGAACCGACCGTTCTCCGGGAGGCCTGCCTCGGCCTTCAGCCAGGAGAAGAAGACCAGATCTGGAAAGCGGAAAAGATCTTGAGCGGGCTGGGTTTTAGCGAGAATGAATTCGACAGATCGCCCGCGGATTTTTCCGGCGGTTTCCAGGTCCGGCTTAATCTGGCCAAAGTCCTCCTCTCCGAGCCGCACCTCCTCCTGCTCGACGAACCAACGAACTATCTGGACATTATCTCGATCCGCTGGCTCAAGAAATTCCTGCAACGCTGGAACAACGAACTGATGATCATTACTCACGACCGTGATTTTATGAACAGCGTGACGACCCATACCCTGGGGATCCACCGGCTAAAGGCCAAGAAGATCGAGGGAGATACCGCCAAACTTTTTGCGCAGATCGCGGTGGAAGAAGAAAGCTACGGCAAAACCCTGCAGAAGGAACAAAAAAAACGCGAAGAGGCGATGGAGTTTATCAACCGTTTCCGCGCCCAGGCGGCCCGCGCCAGCCTGGTCCAATCCCGGATCAAAGCGCTGGAAAAAATGGGGATGAAGGAAGAGCTGGTCAAAGTCTCCGAACTGGGCTTTCGCTTCAATTCTGTCGAGTTTGAAGCCAACTATTTAATGCGGGCAGGAAATATTACTTTCGGATACATCCCCAACCGGCTTTTGATCGAGAATTTATCGATCGATATCGGCAAAAACGACCGGATCTGTGTTATTGGCAAGAACGGCAAGGGAAAGTCGACCCTGCTGCGGCTTTTGGCCGGCGAACTCCAGCCACAAGTAGGAGAGATCAACCGCCACCCGGACTGCAGGATCGGTTACTTCGGCCAAACTAACATTGAACGGCTGAATCTAAAGCTAACCATTGAAGAAGAGTTGCACCAATTGCGGCCGGACATGAAATACAGCGATATCAGGAAGACCTGCGGGGCGATGATGTTCACCGGCGACCTGGCCCTAAAAAAGATCTCTGTCCTCTCCGGCGGCGAAAAAAGCCGGGTCACCCTGGGGAAGATCCTCCTCTCCCCCACCAACCTCCTCCTGCTCGACGAACCGACCAATCATTTGGACGTAGAATCGTGCGATTCCATGATCGCCGCCATGGATGAATTCCCCGGCGCGGTCATTATTGTGACCCACAGCGAAATGTTCCTCCACCATCTGGCCAATCGACTGATCATTTTTAATGAAGACCGGGTCTTTGTTTTTGAGGGGAGCTACCAGGAATTCCTGGACAAGATCGGCTGGGAACCGGATGCACCCAAAAAAGCCAAAAAGTCCGCCAGGCACAAGGAACCCAAACGGACCGACCACAGCAAACAACGCCAGGCGATCATTAGCAAGACGGCCGAAGTTGAGAAAAGGATCGACGAAGAAGAACTGGCGCTGGAAGCGGTCAATCTTGAGATCGCGCAAGCCAGCGGCAAAAAGAGCGGCGCGGAAATTCAACAATTACAGATCAGCGCCCATCAGCACCAGCAAGCGGTCGACAGCGGGTATAAAGAGCTTGAAACCCTGATCGCAGAGCTCGACGCCTTTGACCGGAACAATCTAACGTTTCCGGTTTAA